TGTCAGTAACAGTGTCAGTCTCTTCTTCGTCTTGTGTCATAAAATCATCAATATTAATAGGGTCTTGAGAGATTTTATTCTTTCGCGGCATGAACGTCTCATGGCTGTCGCGTTTCGTTCGATAGACGAGGAGCCCACCGACGATTACGCCGAGGAAAGTGGTAGTTGCCCCTGTCCAGATTAATGATAAGATTGCTGTGATTGTCATGATATAAGCTCTCTTTCGTCAACAAGTGTGTCAAATATTAAAGATGTTGCACAAAGTTCAAGATTAATACGCGAATCATCAGCGCCAATGAAAGGATAAGGCTCACCGAAAAGAGCACACCAATCACCGCAAGTTGTCTTCTCATGTAAGCTCGGACACTCCGCTCGTTTCTCACCAGATGGACGTTGGATTCGTAAGAAACCGTACTTATCAATTCGACCTACCATGGTGCGTTCTCCCACTCAGTACACAACATATCTTCTGCTGTTGGTGTCCACCCTGGTTCGATAGTACCATCTAAACTAAATAGATCAAACGAAGGAGTTGTGACAGATTCTTTAGTGAATTGTTCAGCCATAACTTTAAATGCTTTACCACATTTAGGGTTTTCAGGAACGACGCAACTGAAACCAGGATTTAACACAACCCATTTATCCCACCAATCACGGCGAACACAATCTCCTTCCTTCAACCTCGCTAAAGCCCACCCGAAATCTCGCATCACCCCTCCATGTTGACAGCATTTTGATACATTGCGTTGCCGGTTAAGTTCATCCAGTCAATCTCTTCAGGTGTCTGGCGCTTCTGCCTTTCTGCGATCGGCGTTGGAAATGCAAATGTGTAGGCTAAAGCATCGGATTCATTCGGAGAAGGGATACCTCGTTTCCTCGCATCGCTCTTTTTCTCTAACACCATTCTGTCCGAAATGTCAAATGAATAAGTAAGCCCTGTCAAATCAGCCATGAGTGACGGCCTATCAGGAATATCTCCACCAGCGACCAACCACTTCTTCATTTCATCCCAACATTCAGCTCGCTTGTTCTTATACTTAGGAGATGACGGAGATGCGCCGCTGTTTACTTCAATCACTTGAAACTGCATCTGCCTGAGCCTGTCAACCAGACCAGCCCCAATACCAACCGAATCAACAAACGTTCTCGCAGGTTTATATTTCTGAATGGTGAGAGCAACTTTATCAGCTAATGACATCAAATCCATGTCGTTATAAACTTGAACTTCCAAGGTATGAAGTCCCTGTCTCACGTAAATAACGGAACTATCATCACCGAAACGCGCAACATCTACGCCAAGTACGATAGGAGCCCAGTTCCACATATCAGGAGTATTGGTGGCTTCTCTTGCTTTAAGCGCAACATCTAAAGTGATTAAAATATTATCAGAACTGGCTGTCCAATCACAAAGGAACTCTTGGCGATACTGACTTTCGGTCATGTTTTCTTTCGCAGCTTCGAGATCTTCTTTCGACAGAACCTTAGTTTCATCCGCTCTATAAATCTTACAAAACCACTTTTCTTTCCGTAAACCAGAGTGATATAGTTCACTTAGTGTATTTATCCCTTTCGGCGTTCCAATGAAGCAAACCCATCCCTGCCGGTCGATGAGTGCAGGCGCAACAACTTCACCCCACACATCGGGCTTCATTTGTGCAACCTCATCCATCACAACGCCGTCTAAATACTGACCACGCAAGTTATCAGGATTATCTGCACCAAACAGACGGATCTTTGCACCGTTGAAAAAGGTCACAGATAATTCACTTTCGTTGATTTTCATGCGAGGAAGTTTGGAGGTATAATGCTTAAGATAATCCCAAGCGATAGTTTTAGCTTGATTATATTGCGGAGCGATGTACCCGAACCTCGGACGCACCTTCTTAGATTTGACGGCGGCTTTGATTAAGTGATTGATAACACAGACAGAATTGTGGGTGGGAATCAGTTCTTTACCAGCGAGGAAAAGAGCATCTTGAGCGTCTACCGTGATACAACGTACAGGTTCAGACGGTATAGGGTCGACAGCGACGATGCGCCGGTTTCTACCAAAAGCAGAAGGTTTAGTTGGTTTGAACCTTGTAGTCTTATGCTCAACGAAGAAAGGATTAAAAGCTGGATTAAAATGAATCCGCCAATAAGTTTTACCTTCAACTATCTTTTTGTGCATCGTCGGTTTTTCACCAAGACCACGAATAAGTTCAACTATATCAAGAGCATGCGCTTTACTTTTCTGTAGTATTTCACAACTTCTTCCGTTCTTATCAATACATCCATCAGTGTCCATTA
This is a stretch of genomic DNA from Candidatus Zixiibacteriota bacterium. It encodes these proteins:
- a CDS encoding DUF2829 domain-containing protein, producing MRDFGWALARLKEGDCVRRDWWDKWVVLNPGFSCVVPENPKCGKAFKVMAEQFTKESVTTPSFDLFSLDGTIEPGWTPTAEDMLCTEWENAPW
- a CDS encoding terminase family protein → MAKKRTIQIDYKPRREQVEIHAALDKYRWSVIVAHRRLGKALRLSTPILRADGIWTTMGELVDGDIILGSNGIPTTVIRAHPILHNRKCYKVVFDDGTEIVADGEHLWHTQTKYDRANRAGRIRDKVTRKTSSGWCDPLPGCAKTTDEIAETLYARGEHNHSIPLCKPVQLTGDDDLIIPPYILGIWLGDGTSRKFNVTNGDIEILDAIREYASANGFIFRMVSSANCGKARTFSITGRNQYTGPTTLLRRLNLLQNKHIPPQYLRASLDDRLALLSGLMDTDGCIDKNGRSCEILQKSKAHALDIVELIRGLGEKPTMHKKIVEGKTYWRIHFNPAFNPFFVEHKTTRFKPTKPSAFGRNRRIVAVDPIPSEPVRCITVDAQDALFLAGKELIPTHNSVCVINHLIKAAVKSKKVRPRFGYIAPQYNQAKTIAWDYLKHYTSKLPRMKINESELSVTFFNGAKIRLFGADNPDNLRGQYLDGVVMDEVAQMKPDVWGEVVAPALIDRQGWVCFIGTPKGINTLSELYHSGLRKEKWFCKIYRADETKVLSKEDLEAAKENMTESQYRQEFLCDWTASSDNILITLDVALKAREATNTPDMWNWAPIVLGVDVARFGDDSSVIYVRQGLHTLEVQVYNDMDLMSLADKVALTIQKYKPARTFVDSVGIGAGLVDRLRQMQFQVIEVNSGASPSSPKYKNKRAECWDEMKKWLVAGGDIPDRPSLMADLTGLTYSFDISDRMVLEKKSDARKRGIPSPNESDALAYTFAFPTPIAERQKRQTPEEIDWMNLTGNAMYQNAVNMEG